One stretch of Streptomyces sp. MMBL 11-1 DNA includes these proteins:
- a CDS encoding glycoside hydrolase family 75 protein, translating to MRTRMLALTSAACGAALLGAAALPASATGAGLGPGQEPESAAVDAAGEEATAVTAAELLAEVRACARISKGAYRTDSGSAKATVPVCGAQDAVFWKADMDIDCDGRRTEACNRRTDPNFLPETAFQTSRGEPLDSAELPHVVVPGPGKVWDYRKSGLTGGSVVAVVYRDRVRYGVIGDTGPTGIIGEASYAMAKALGIDPDPSTGGAESGVTYIAFTNSRVSPIESSARARSRGAALAREFVGRS from the coding sequence ATGCGCACCCGCATGCTCGCCCTGACATCCGCCGCCTGCGGCGCCGCGCTGCTCGGAGCGGCGGCTCTGCCCGCCTCCGCCACCGGCGCCGGACTCGGCCCCGGCCAGGAGCCGGAATCGGCCGCGGTGGACGCCGCCGGAGAGGAGGCGACCGCGGTGACCGCCGCGGAACTGCTGGCCGAGGTCCGCGCCTGCGCCCGGATCTCGAAAGGCGCGTACCGCACGGACAGCGGCAGCGCGAAGGCCACGGTTCCCGTCTGCGGCGCCCAGGACGCCGTCTTCTGGAAGGCGGACATGGACATCGACTGCGACGGCCGCAGGACCGAGGCCTGCAACCGGAGGACCGATCCGAACTTCCTGCCGGAGACCGCGTTCCAGACCTCCCGCGGCGAACCCCTGGACTCGGCCGAGCTCCCCCACGTGGTCGTGCCGGGCCCGGGCAAGGTGTGGGACTACCGGAAGTCGGGGCTCACCGGCGGCAGTGTCGTGGCGGTCGTGTACCGGGACCGGGTGCGATACGGAGTGATCGGCGACACCGGCCCCACGGGCATCATCGGGGAGGCGTCGTACGCCATGGCGAAGGCCCTGGGCATCGACCCCGATCCGTCGACCGGAGGGGCCGAGTCCGGGGTCACCTACATCGCGTTCACGAACTCCCGTGTCTCCCCGATCGAGAGCTCCGCGCGGGCGCGGAGCCGGGGAGCGGCCCTGGCCAGGGAGTTCGTCGGACGCTCCTAG
- the map gene encoding type I methionyl aminopeptidase: MVHIKTDTSIEAMREAGRVVAQMLTRAREVAAVGVTPRHLDEAAREVLSGAGAASPFLNYKPHFASTPFPAVVCVSVNDAVVHGIPSAEPLRDGDLVSVDAGALLGGWAGDSAISFIVGEARPEDTRLVDTAYEALAAGIGAAVVGNRIGDIAHAIGTVCRNAGYGILEGYGGHGIGRSMHEDPSVPNEGRPGRGMVLRHGMVLAIEPMLIGGGGDEFRHDEDGWTLRTTDGSRASHAEHTVAIRDDGPRVLTTL; encoded by the coding sequence ATGGTGCACATCAAGACAGATACGTCCATCGAAGCGATGCGCGAGGCCGGCCGGGTCGTCGCGCAGATGCTGACCCGCGCGCGGGAGGTGGCGGCGGTCGGCGTGACCCCCCGCCACCTGGACGAGGCGGCCCGCGAAGTGCTGAGCGGGGCCGGAGCCGCCTCCCCCTTCCTCAACTACAAGCCGCACTTCGCGTCCACCCCGTTCCCGGCCGTCGTCTGCGTCTCGGTCAACGACGCGGTCGTGCACGGCATCCCCTCGGCCGAACCGCTGCGCGACGGGGACCTGGTCAGCGTGGACGCGGGGGCCCTCCTGGGCGGCTGGGCCGGTGACTCGGCGATCAGCTTCATCGTGGGAGAGGCCCGCCCGGAGGACACCCGGCTCGTCGACACCGCGTACGAGGCCCTGGCGGCCGGGATCGGCGCGGCCGTGGTCGGCAACCGGATCGGCGACATCGCCCACGCGATCGGCACGGTCTGCCGGAACGCGGGCTACGGCATCCTGGAGGGCTACGGCGGCCACGGGATCGGCCGGTCCATGCACGAGGACCCGTCCGTACCGAACGAGGGGCGGCCGGGGCGCGGCATGGTGCTGCGGCACGGCATGGTCCTGGCGATCGAACCCATGCTGATCGGCGGTGGCGGCGACGAGTTCCGCCACGACGAGGACGGCTGGACGCTGCGGACGACGGACGGCAGCCGTGCCTCGCACGCCGAGCACACGGTGGCGATCCGGGACGACGGCCCGCGCGTCCTGACCACGCTGTGA